A portion of the Shewanella sp. SNU WT4 genome contains these proteins:
- the msrA gene encoding peptide-methionine (S)-S-oxide reductase MsrA, with translation MARATFGAGCFWGVEYFFKQIDGVNQTRCGYMGGKIENPEYQQVKTGTSGHAEVVEVEFDPQLVSFEQLLAIFWANHNPTTLNQQGGDMGSQYRSVVFFHDKQQKQQAESAKFQLMKSGRWGSRQIVTEVVPVCHFYPAEDYHQNYLEKNELPSCHIYYG, from the coding sequence ATGGCGCGTGCAACCTTTGGAGCAGGATGTTTTTGGGGCGTGGAATATTTTTTCAAGCAAATCGATGGCGTTAATCAAACTCGTTGCGGTTACATGGGTGGCAAGATAGAAAATCCAGAGTATCAACAAGTTAAAACAGGAACTAGCGGCCACGCCGAAGTAGTAGAAGTCGAATTTGATCCACAGCTAGTCAGTTTTGAGCAGTTACTCGCGATTTTTTGGGCTAACCATAACCCCACCACACTCAATCAACAAGGTGGAGATATGGGCAGTCAGTATCGTAGTGTCGTGTTTTTTCACGATAAACAGCAGAAACAACAAGCTGAAAGCGCTAAGTTTCAGCTAATGAAAAGTGGCCGGTGGGGAAGCCGCCAGATAGTCACCGAAGTGGTGCCTGTGTGCCATTTTTACCCAGCTGAAGATTATCATCAAAACTATCTTGAAAAAAATGAACTACCCAGCTGCCACATTTATTATGGTTAA
- a CDS encoding dihydrolipoyllysine-residue acetyltransferase, producing the protein MTDFILPDIGEGVVECELVEWLVAVGDKVAEDQPICDVMTDKALVQIPAPLAGVISKLYYAKGELAKVHQPLYAINVEGQTVISPQAAVNTEAGFEKQAEIAGNNAACSRTVNTNQNAASQSAHVNSESSITLEDFLLPDIGEGIVECELVEWLVSEGDWVKEDEPICDVMTDKALVQIPALSDGQIRHFYYRKGQLAKVHSPLYAIAVAKKVAPAQPKTQSEPHALAQAANFTQQAPSAPSVIAVQGSAVQGTAQQQIELKTAQHIALGKALASPAVRRLARSLDINLAAVTGSGKHGRVYKEDVEKYHQAPYSPSQTAPLAMVNEVTSGANAAPPSTTPETALSVNALTTNGHRTEAIKGVKAVMARLMAESVATIPHFTYCEELDLTELIALRQAMKQQYQAADYKLTMMPFFMKAMSLALTQFPLMNSRVNNDCTELTYLTDHNIGMAVDSKIGLLVPNVKQVQTKSIIDIARDITRLTDDARSGRVSPNDLKQGTITISNIGAIGGTVATPIINKPEVAIVALGRVQALPRFNAKGEVEARQIMQISWSGDHRVIDGGTVARFCNLWKSYLEQPQTMLMAMR; encoded by the coding sequence ATGACAGATTTTATTTTGCCTGACATAGGCGAAGGCGTGGTTGAATGTGAACTCGTCGAATGGCTAGTGGCTGTGGGTGATAAGGTAGCTGAAGATCAGCCTATTTGTGATGTCATGACAGATAAGGCCTTAGTGCAAATTCCAGCGCCTCTCGCAGGCGTGATTTCTAAGCTTTATTACGCTAAAGGTGAGCTCGCTAAGGTGCACCAGCCCTTGTATGCCATTAATGTTGAAGGCCAGACTGTGATTAGCCCCCAAGCCGCGGTTAACACCGAAGCAGGGTTTGAAAAACAAGCTGAGATTGCTGGCAATAATGCTGCTTGTAGTCGCACGGTCAATACAAATCAAAATGCGGCGAGCCAAAGCGCACACGTTAATAGTGAGTCATCCATCACGTTGGAAGATTTTTTATTGCCAGATATAGGCGAAGGCATAGTCGAGTGCGAATTGGTGGAATGGTTAGTCAGTGAAGGCGATTGGGTCAAGGAAGATGAGCCTATTTGTGATGTCATGACAGATAAAGCCTTAGTACAAATCCCTGCGCTCAGTGACGGTCAAATCCGCCATTTCTATTATCGTAAAGGGCAATTAGCTAAAGTGCATTCGCCTTTATATGCCATTGCCGTTGCCAAAAAAGTAGCGCCTGCACAACCTAAAACTCAATCTGAACCACATGCGTTAGCGCAGGCGGCTAATTTCACTCAACAAGCGCCAAGTGCACCGTCTGTAATAGCTGTGCAGGGCTCAGCAGTGCAGGGCACAGCACAGCAACAAATAGAACTAAAGACAGCGCAACATATAGCGCTAGGTAAAGCATTAGCAAGCCCAGCTGTACGGCGATTAGCCCGCAGTTTAGATATTAATTTAGCGGCAGTCACAGGCTCAGGGAAACACGGGCGCGTGTATAAAGAGGATGTTGAAAAGTATCATCAAGCGCCATATTCACCAAGCCAAACAGCGCCGCTTGCTATGGTTAACGAAGTTACTAGTGGTGCTAACGCTGCGCCACCCTCAACCACGCCTGAAACCGCGTTAAGTGTTAATGCGCTGACCACGAATGGTCATCGCACTGAAGCCATTAAAGGGGTTAAGGCCGTGATGGCACGCTTAATGGCTGAATCTGTCGCGACTATCCCGCACTTTACTTATTGTGAAGAGCTTGATTTAACTGAACTCATAGCACTGCGTCAAGCAATGAAGCAGCAATACCAAGCAGCAGATTATAAGCTGACTATGATGCCGTTTTTTATGAAGGCAATGTCGCTTGCTCTTACACAATTTCCGCTCATGAATAGCCGAGTAAATAATGATTGCACTGAGCTTACCTATTTAACTGACCATAATATTGGCATGGCGGTGGATTCCAAAATTGGCTTGTTGGTACCCAATGTTAAGCAAGTACAAACTAAATCGATTATTGATATCGCCCGTGATATTACCCGCTTAACGGATGACGCCAGAAGCGGTCGAGTAAGCCCTAATGATTTAAAACAAGGCACTATTACCATTTCTAATATTGGTGCCATTGGTGGCACTGTCGCTACGCCTATTATCAATAAGCCAGAAGTGGCGATTGTCGCCTTAGGGCGGGTACAAGCCTTGCCGCGCTTTAATGCTAAAGGCGAGGTAGAGGCAAGGCAAATAATGCAGATTAGCTGGTCTGGCGATCATAGAGTGATTGATGGCGGCACAGTGGCGCGTTTTTGTAACTTGTGGAAGTCGTACCTTGAGCAACCGCAAACCATGTTGATGGCAATGCGCTAA
- the astE gene encoding succinylglutamate desuccinylase, with translation MLKTLRTFHDFLAITLANPYYLGAEGPVTLENGTRISIWDTGVLLVEPAVTCQTHTDLVLSSGVHGNETAPIELCNKMIADIVNGTLAVAQRVLFIFGNPQAIHHSTRIVEENLNRLFSGEHSRQPGLVNKERHRAKALEGYVRRFYAKAPSGERNRLHYDLHTAIRGSVHPQFAIYPYPDSKPYYQAQLQFLQQAGIDTVLLHNGPTTTFSYFSAHEFDAHAFTIELGKVLPMGQNDLRQFAEFDYATRAIISESVASTHHEFDLSKMNIYQVSRSIVKQHDGFRLNFAKDLCNFSRFEQGATLAFDNEQAVVVEAQFEVIVFPNADVPKGQRALICLQPAQDVQWL, from the coding sequence ATGTTAAAGACCTTACGGACCTTTCATGATTTTTTAGCCATTACCTTAGCTAACCCGTATTATCTGGGCGCTGAAGGCCCGGTGACGTTAGAAAATGGAACTCGCATCAGTATTTGGGATACCGGAGTATTGCTGGTTGAGCCAGCGGTCACTTGCCAAACGCACACGGATCTAGTGCTTTCAAGTGGCGTGCATGGTAACGAAACTGCGCCGATTGAGTTATGTAATAAAATGATTGCCGATATTGTGAATGGCACATTAGCCGTTGCGCAGCGGGTGTTATTTATCTTTGGTAATCCGCAGGCGATCCACCACAGCACTCGAATTGTTGAAGAGAATCTAAACCGTTTATTTAGCGGCGAGCATTCGCGTCAACCGGGTCTTGTCAATAAAGAGCGTCACCGCGCCAAAGCGCTCGAAGGTTATGTTCGTCGCTTTTACGCTAAAGCCCCCAGTGGTGAGCGTAACCGTCTGCATTATGATCTTCACACAGCTATTCGCGGTTCAGTTCATCCTCAATTTGCCATTTATCCTTATCCAGATAGCAAACCTTATTATCAAGCGCAGCTGCAGTTTTTACAGCAAGCAGGTATAGATACTGTGCTGCTGCATAATGGCCCAACCACCACCTTTAGTTATTTCTCTGCCCATGAATTTGACGCGCACGCTTTTACCATAGAACTTGGCAAGGTGCTGCCTATGGGGCAGAACGATTTACGTCAGTTTGCTGAATTTGACTATGCGACCCGCGCCATTATTAGTGAGTCAGTCGCTAGCACTCATCATGAGTTTGATTTATCCAAAATGAATATTTATCAGGTCAGTCGCAGCATAGTGAAACAGCATGATGGATTTCGCTTAAATTTTGCCAAAGACTTATGCAATTTTAGCCGGTTTGAGCAAGGCGCAACCTTAGCGTTTGATAATGAGCAAGCGGTAGTCGTTGAAGCTCAATTTGAAGTAATAGTGTTCCCCAATGCGGATGTTCCTAAAGGCCAGCGCGCCTTGATTTGCTTGCAACCCGCGCAGGATGTGCAGTGGCTGTAA
- a CDS encoding transketolase C-terminal domain-containing protein, producing the protein MAQINMLQAINQALMTAMTADAKMVVFGEDVGHFGGVFRATSGLQDSFGKARCFNTPLTEQGIAGFANGLASVGMTAVAEIQFADYIFPAFDQIVNESAKFRYRSGNEFNVGGLTFRTPYGGGIAGGHYHSQSPEAYFIHTPGLKVVVPRNAYEAKGLLLAAIADPNPVIFFEPKRLYRASVSDVPEHAYTIALGQAEVVTPGTDITVLAWGAQMEIVEQAAAMAADIGISCEVIDLKTLAPWDVNTVADSVRKTGRLLINHEAPLTGGFAGEIAATIQQECFLSLESPIARVCGLDTPYPLCHEKEYMPDSLKTFEAIKASLAY; encoded by the coding sequence GTGGCGCAAATTAATATGTTACAGGCCATTAATCAGGCCTTAATGACAGCGATGACGGCTGACGCCAAGATGGTGGTGTTTGGGGAAGATGTGGGGCATTTTGGTGGAGTTTTTAGAGCTACCTCTGGCCTGCAAGACAGCTTTGGTAAGGCGCGCTGCTTTAACACGCCGCTCACCGAGCAAGGTATTGCCGGTTTTGCCAATGGCTTAGCCTCAGTCGGTATGACAGCTGTGGCCGAAATTCAGTTCGCTGATTACATTTTCCCAGCTTTCGATCAAATAGTGAATGAATCGGCCAAGTTTAGGTATCGCAGTGGCAATGAGTTTAATGTCGGTGGTTTAACCTTTAGAACGCCATACGGCGGCGGCATTGCTGGCGGTCATTATCACTCGCAATCACCCGAAGCTTATTTTATTCATACCCCTGGTTTAAAAGTGGTCGTGCCGCGCAATGCTTATGAGGCAAAAGGCTTGCTGTTAGCAGCCATTGCCGATCCTAATCCTGTCATCTTCTTTGAACCTAAACGTTTATATCGCGCATCGGTGAGTGATGTGCCCGAGCATGCCTATACCATAGCACTAGGACAAGCTGAAGTTGTGACACCAGGCACTGATATCACGGTTCTGGCTTGGGGCGCACAAATGGAAATTGTTGAGCAAGCTGCGGCCATGGCCGCTGACATAGGCATTTCTTGTGAAGTCATTGATTTAAAAACTCTGGCGCCTTGGGATGTTAATACAGTTGCAGATTCTGTGCGTAAAACAGGGCGCTTGTTAATCAATCACGAAGCGCCATTAACCGGCGGTTTTGCTGGCGAGATAGCTGCCACTATTCAACAAGAATGTTTCTTGTCGTTAGAGTCACCCATAGCGCGTGTGTGCGGCTTAGATACGCCATATCCGTTATGCCATGAAAAAGAATATATGCCAGATAGCTTAAAGACCTTTGAAGCTATCAAGGCCAGCTTGGCTTATTAG
- a CDS encoding thiamine pyrophosphate-dependent dehydrogenase E1 component subunit alpha, giving the protein MVTRKKEAASPVTHRVNFFDESTVTYPILKLLQADGILYDGATPPVIEKSLAMKIYDTCVFTRVLDERMLAAQRQGRISFYMTCTGEEAAVVGSVAALADDDVILAQYREHAAIRFRGFTTEQFMNQMFSNEKDLGKGRQMPIHYGSAALHYQTISSPLGTQIPQASGVAYGLKMQGKHNVAICYFGEGAASEGDFHAGLNLAAVHQAPVIFFCRNNGYAISTPTSEQYAGDGIASRGLGYGIRTIRVDGNDMLAVLAATQEARAYALKHTAPVLIEAMTYRLGAHSSSDDPSGYRSREEEAKWREHDPVQRFKLWLLSKGWLSEEQDQAMTQAYREQVLAAVKVAEKIPAPAIDELINDVYDTPSANLQQQLDSLKQHIAKYPKSYPKTAGRL; this is encoded by the coding sequence ATGGTAACACGGAAGAAAGAAGCCGCCAGCCCGGTAACTCATAGAGTGAATTTTTTTGATGAAAGCACTGTCACTTATCCCATCTTAAAACTACTGCAAGCTGACGGTATTTTATATGATGGCGCTACGCCGCCTGTGATAGAAAAATCGCTTGCGATGAAAATTTATGATACGTGCGTATTTACTCGGGTATTAGATGAGCGGATGCTGGCCGCCCAGCGTCAAGGTCGTATCAGTTTTTACATGACCTGCACTGGCGAAGAAGCGGCGGTTGTTGGCAGTGTTGCGGCGTTAGCCGATGATGATGTCATCTTGGCGCAATATCGTGAGCACGCCGCGATTCGCTTTCGTGGTTTTACCACTGAACAATTTATGAATCAGATGTTTAGCAATGAAAAAGATCTGGGCAAAGGTCGGCAAATGCCAATTCATTACGGCAGTGCGGCGTTGCATTACCAGACCATTTCTTCCCCCCTTGGCACGCAAATTCCGCAAGCCAGCGGTGTGGCTTATGGCCTTAAAATGCAAGGCAAGCACAACGTGGCTATTTGCTACTTTGGTGAGGGCGCAGCCTCTGAAGGCGATTTTCACGCCGGCTTGAACTTAGCGGCTGTGCATCAAGCGCCAGTGATTTTCTTTTGTCGTAATAATGGTTACGCCATTTCGACCCCTACCTCTGAGCAGTATGCCGGTGACGGTATTGCTAGTCGCGGTTTAGGCTATGGAATTCGCACTATACGTGTGGATGGTAATGATATGTTAGCTGTGCTTGCCGCCACTCAAGAAGCGCGGGCTTATGCCTTAAAACATACTGCGCCGGTATTGATTGAAGCTATGACTTACCGTTTAGGCGCGCATTCGTCATCCGATGATCCTAGCGGTTATCGTTCACGGGAAGAAGAGGCTAAGTGGCGCGAGCACGACCCAGTGCAGCGGTTTAAATTATGGTTATTGAGTAAAGGGTGGTTGAGTGAAGAGCAAGATCAAGCCATGACTCAAGCCTATCGCGAGCAAGTGCTTGCCGCGGTGAAAGTGGCAGAGAAAATCCCCGCCCCAGCAATCGATGAATTAATTAATGATGTCTACGACACGCCAAGTGCTAACTTGCAGCAACAGCTCGATAGTCTCAAGCAACATATCGCTAAGTATCCAAAATCGTATCCAAAAACGGCAGGGAGGCTGTAA